Proteins encoded together in one Impatiens glandulifera chromosome 1, dImpGla2.1, whole genome shotgun sequence window:
- the LOC124944875 gene encoding very-long-chain aldehyde decarbonylase CER1-like, producing the protein MASNPGLLTDWPWTPLGNFKYVVLAPWVIHSMYSFIVKDERSRDLFNFLILPLMLMRILHFQLWTSFSRHRTAKGNNRILDKPIDFDQVDHETNWDDQIIFNGLVFYLGNRYLPGFSHLPLWRWDGIILTMLLHAGPVEFIYYWFHRAAHHHFIYSRYHSHHHSSIVTEPITSVIHPFAEHIVYYTLFFIPVMTCTLTGTASIASFAGYVLYIDFMNNMGHCNFEFIPEWFFSLFPLLKYLIYTPCFHSLHHTQFQTNYSLFMPMYDYFYGTTDKSTNNLYKSSLQRQEDSPDVVHLTHLTTLESVYHLRLGFPSLASRPQSPRKWYIRMLFPLTLCTTLLARIYGRTFVVERNVFKNLKLQTWSLPKFNLHYFMTLQREGINRSIEEAILEADGKGTKVLSLGLMNQGGDLNENGELYIKRNPNLKVKVVDGSSLAVAVVLNIIPKGTTQVILRGNLSKVALGIAIALCQRGIKVI; encoded by the exons ATGGCTTCTAACCCAGGTCTGCTAACTGACTGGCCATGGACACCCCTCGGCAACTTCAAG TATGTGGTTTTGGCTCCTTGGGTGATCCATAGCATGTACTCCTTCATAGTGAAGGACGAAAGATCGAGAGACCTCTTCAACTTCCTCATTCTCCCACTCATGCTTATGAGAATTCTTCATTTCCAGCTCTGGACTTCATTCTCTCGTCACCGAACTGCCAAAGGAAACAATCGCATCCTCGATAAGCCTATTGATTTTGACCAGGTTGATCATGAAACAAACTG gGATGATCAGATAATCTTCAATGGACTTGTTTTCTACTTGGGAAACAGGTATTTGCCTGGATTCTCTCATCTACCCTTGTGGAGATGGGATGGTATCATTTTGACCATGTTGCTTCATGCTGGCCCTGTTGAGTTCATCTACTATTGGTTCCATAGAGCTGCGCACcaccattttatttattctcgaTATCATTCTCACCATCATTCTTCTATCGTCACCGAACCTATTACTT CTGTGATTCATCCGTTTGCCGAACACATAGTTTACTACACGTTGTTTTTCATCCCGGTTATGACATGTACGTTGACGGGGACTGCCTCCATTGCTTCCTTCGCCGGATATGTTCTTTACATCGACTTCATGAACAACATGGGACATTGTAACTTTGAATTCATCCCCGAGTGGTTTTTTTCTTTGTTCCCTCTTCTTAAGTACCTTATCTACACTCCCTG TTTCCATTCTCTTCATCACACGCAATTTCAAACCAACTATTCGCTATTCATGCCAATGTACGACTACTTTTATGGAACTACTGACAAGTCAACAAACAATCTATACAAGAGCTCGCTCCAAAGACAAGAGGACTCACCCGACGTAGTGCACTTGACTCATTTGACAACATTGGAGTCGGTCTACCACCTTCGTCTTGGTTTTCCTTCATTGGCGTCTAGACCCCAAAGTCCTAGAAAATGGTACATCCGAATGTTGTTTCCCTTGACACTTTGTACAACCCTACTCGCCCGAATTTATGGCCGCACCTTTGTAGTGGAGAGGAATGTCTTCAAGAATCTCAAATTGCAAACTTGGTCTTTACCAAAATTTAACCTTCAT TATTTCATGACATTGCAAAGGGAGGGCATCAATAGATCCATTGAGGAAGCCATACTAGAAGCTGATGGCAAGGGCACTAAGGTCTTGAGCCTGGGCCTCATGAACCAG gGGGGAGATTTGAATGAAAATGGTGAGCTTTATATCAAGAGGAACCCTAATCTCAAAGTGAAGGTGGTGGATGGAAGTAGCCTAGCAGTTGCAGTTGTCCTCAATATCATCCCCAAAGGGACAACTCAAGTCATTCTGAGAGGCAATCTATCTAAAGTTGCTTTGGGCATTGCCATTGCCTTGTGTCAGAGGGGCATTAAGGTAATTTGA
- the LOC124940738 gene encoding tyrosine-specific transport system-like: MELKKVDEKKKKKKGSVGGAIGLIIGTTIGSGILALPIKTSPAGLLPSSISLTVCWAFLLVEALLLVEINVGLMNKKKKKFNENEDELEEIISIKTMAQETLGDWGAILVTFTYIFFGYSSMVAYCSKSGEILNRLTNLPQSLSAFFFTVLFTILVSVGGTRTTDQINRWLTASMIGLLVGIEVLAFASGSGLAGFEDGGDWAKVPEAIPVMIFSLVYHDLAPVLCAYLGGDIGRIRTSILVGSVVPLLTLLAWNAIALGLFAQTDQLNADPVDLLLSVRWSGVPLMVEAFSLLAVGTSLIGTLLSFSEFLKEQITNSTTLREKIEDNMSFSLMKWWKRRRSKIRSIAATSIIVAPSLLISTMFPDAFSTATNIAGGYCMTMLYGILPPAMAWAAISKEERNNGLSWSRPAIIGVGLVACTVVAEQILQDLALI, translated from the exons GGATTATTGCCGAGTTCCATATCCTTAACAGTGTGTTGGGCGTTTCTTCTAGTTGAAGCACTTTTACTGGTTGAAATCAATGTAGGGCTtatgaacaagaagaagaagaaattcaatgaaaatgaagacGAACTGGAGGAGATCATCTCCATCAAGACGATGGCGCAAGAGACATTAGGAGACTGGGGTGCAATCCTTGTCACCTTCACCTACATCTTCTTCGGCTACTCTTCCATGGTTGCATATTGTTCCAAATCGGGAGAAATCCTCAATCGCTTGACCAATCTTCCCCAATCACTCTCCGCCTTCTTCTTCACCGTCCTCTTCACCATTCTAGTCTCTGTCGGCGGCACTCGAACAACCGATCAAATCAACCGATGGCTCACTGCCTCCATGATTG GTCTGCTTGTAGGCATTGAGGTTTTAGCATTTGCGTCTGGATCAGGTTTGGCTGGATTTGAGGATGGTGGTGATTGGGCAAAAGTACCGGAGGCTATTCCTGTGATGATATTTTCTTTGGTTTATCATGACCTAGCTCCAG TACTTTGTGCATATTTGGGAGGGGATATTGGGAGGATTAGGACATCAATATTGGTTGGTAGTGTTGTGCCATTGCTGACATTGCTTGCTTGGAATGCTATTGCACTTGGACTCTTTGCCCAAACTGATCAACTTAATGCTGATCCTGTTGATTTGCTATTGAG TGTGAGATGGAGTGGGGTTCCATTGATGGTAGAAGCCTTTTCTCTACTAGCTGTTGGCACCTCTCTTATCGGCACTCTCCTAAGCTTCTCTGAGTTCTTGAAGGAACAAATCACTAACTCAACAACATTGAGAGAG AAGATAGAAGACAATATGTCATTTAGCCTAATGAAGTGgtggaaaagaagaagaagcaaaatcAGAAGCATCGCAGCAACATCAATTATTGTGGCTCCTTCACTACTCATATCTACAATGTTTCCAGATGCATTCTCAACAGCCACCAACATTGCA GGTGGTTATTGTATGACGATGCTGTACGGGATTCTTCCACCTGCAATGGCATGGGCTGCAATAAGCAAGGAAGAAAGGAATAATGGGTTGTCATGGAGCCGACCTGCCATTATAGGAGTAGGGTTGGTTGCTTGTACTGTGGTCGCTGAACAAATATTGCAGGATTTGgctttaatatga